From the genome of Candidatus Baltobacteraceae bacterium, one region includes:
- a CDS encoding glycosyltransferase family 2 protein has product MQLHADAAPTLSIVVPLYNEQGNVAPLVERIADVLARLPGSPSYEIVLVNDGSTDATLAQVRAELTRRSHVVVVSLSRNFGHQIAASAGIDIARGDAVVLMDGDLQDPPELIAQFVAKWREGYDVVYAVRRTRKGESPFKLFTARLFYRTIKRLTKVSIPVDTGDFRLMSRRVVEALKRSPERHRFLRGMVSWVGYNQTGVEYDRDERLSGVTKYPLPKMLRFAIDGITSFSDVPLRFASYLGFISSAIAFVYALMVIVFKLFGHNAPYYTRGWASTIVAVLFLGGVQLISLGILGEYIGRIYDEAKGRPLYLIADIETSAQNSTSEAVRL; this is encoded by the coding sequence ATGCAACTTCACGCGGATGCGGCGCCGACCCTGAGCATCGTCGTACCGCTGTACAACGAACAGGGAAATGTCGCGCCGCTGGTCGAGCGAATTGCCGACGTTCTCGCCCGGCTCCCGGGTTCTCCGAGCTACGAGATCGTCCTGGTCAACGACGGCAGCACCGATGCCACGCTTGCTCAGGTACGCGCCGAACTGACGCGCAGATCGCACGTCGTCGTCGTCAGTCTTTCTCGGAACTTCGGACATCAGATCGCCGCGTCCGCCGGCATCGATATTGCACGCGGTGATGCCGTGGTGCTGATGGACGGCGATCTCCAAGATCCGCCCGAACTGATCGCGCAATTCGTCGCCAAGTGGCGCGAAGGGTACGACGTCGTGTATGCGGTGCGTCGCACGCGCAAGGGAGAGAGCCCATTCAAGCTCTTCACCGCGCGTCTTTTTTATCGAACGATCAAGCGTTTGACCAAGGTCTCGATTCCGGTTGACACGGGCGATTTCCGGTTGATGAGCCGGCGGGTGGTGGAAGCGCTCAAGCGCTCACCGGAGCGGCACCGATTCTTGCGAGGCATGGTGAGTTGGGTCGGTTACAACCAGACCGGCGTCGAGTACGATCGCGACGAACGGCTGTCCGGGGTTACGAAATACCCGTTACCAAAAATGCTGCGCTTTGCGATCGACGGCATCACCTCGTTTTCCGACGTCCCGCTGCGATTCGCGTCCTACCTGGGATTCATCTCGAGCGCCATCGCGTTCGTCTACGCGTTGATGGTGATCGTCTTCAAACTATTCGGCCACAACGCGCCGTACTACACGCGCGGTTGGGCCTCCACGATCGTCGCCGTCCTCTTTCTCGGCGGCGTGCAATTGATCAGCCTCGGCATCCTCGGTGAATATATCGGGCGCATCTACGACGAAGCCAAAGGCCGCCCGCTCTATCTGATCGCGGATATAGAAACCTCGGCTCAGAACAGCACGAGCGAAGCCGTGCGACTTTAG
- a CDS encoding thymidine phosphorylase: MEGPWMRRAIERKRDGEELEPALWHDIVEGYLVGEVDDAQMGAFAMACVWRGLDENEVTALTRAMVESGATLLYPPGMFVVDKHSSGGVSDIVSLVAVPLVAACGVHVAKLSGRALGHTGGTIDKLEAIPGFNATPSMDAFVRQVERVGCAIAAQSDSFVPADKRLYHLRDHTATVPSIGLIAASIVSKKVAAGANAFVFDVKCGTAAFMRDVEQAKALARMLVGVSERFGRRAYAIVSDMNEPLGRSIGTGIETIEAREVLSGREGDERVRAGCVQIAAAMLELAGVAAPRERALRALENGSAYEKFVDMVQAQGAGRAALEALAPDPRVRPLRAPGGGIVTSIDAVRLGNVARALTAHSSVGGIRLHVRVGDRVEPGVPLADVLGEGADPEAILPAFAIGEELPLPRPLVYATI, translated from the coding sequence ATGGAAGGACCGTGGATGCGCCGCGCCATCGAGCGTAAGCGTGATGGCGAGGAGCTCGAACCGGCGCTTTGGCACGATATCGTCGAGGGGTACCTCGTCGGCGAGGTCGACGACGCGCAGATGGGTGCGTTTGCGATGGCCTGCGTGTGGCGCGGACTCGACGAAAACGAGGTGACCGCGCTGACCCGGGCGATGGTGGAGAGCGGCGCAACACTCCTCTATCCGCCGGGAATGTTCGTCGTCGATAAACATTCCAGCGGCGGCGTCAGCGACATCGTGTCGCTCGTGGCCGTTCCGCTCGTCGCCGCGTGCGGGGTCCACGTCGCCAAGCTGTCGGGCCGCGCGCTCGGCCATACCGGCGGCACCATCGACAAGCTCGAAGCGATCCCGGGTTTCAACGCTACGCCGTCGATGGACGCGTTCGTCCGTCAAGTCGAGCGCGTCGGCTGCGCGATTGCGGCGCAAAGCGATTCGTTCGTCCCGGCCGACAAGCGCCTCTATCACCTGCGCGATCACACCGCTACGGTACCGAGCATCGGCCTCATCGCCGCGTCGATCGTCTCGAAGAAGGTTGCCGCAGGTGCGAACGCCTTCGTCTTCGACGTAAAATGCGGAACGGCGGCGTTCATGCGCGACGTTGAACAGGCCAAGGCGCTGGCGCGCATGCTCGTCGGTGTTTCCGAACGATTCGGCCGCCGAGCGTACGCCATCGTGAGCGACATGAACGAGCCGCTGGGCCGATCGATCGGTACCGGAATCGAAACGATCGAGGCGCGCGAAGTGCTCAGCGGGCGCGAGGGCGACGAGCGCGTGCGCGCAGGCTGCGTCCAGATCGCGGCGGCGATGCTCGAACTGGCGGGCGTCGCCGCGCCGCGCGAGCGCGCGCTGCGCGCCCTCGAAAACGGCAGCGCCTACGAGAAATTCGTCGACATGGTGCAAGCTCAGGGCGCGGGCCGCGCCGCGCTCGAAGCGCTTGCGCCGGACCCGCGGGTCCGGCCGCTGCGCGCACCGGGCGGCGGGATCGTCACCTCGATCGATGCCGTCAGGCTTGGAAATGTTGCGCGCGCGCTCACCGCGCACAGCTCGGTGGGCGGAATCCGGCTGCACGTGCGCGTCGGCGATCGGGTTGAGCCGGGCGTGCCGCTCGCCGACGTCCTCGGCGAAGGCGCGGATCCGGAAGCGATTCTCCCCGCCTTCGCGATCGGCGAAGAGCTGCCGTTACCGCGCCCCCTGGTTTACGCTACGATATGA